The following proteins come from a genomic window of Rubinisphaera margarita:
- a CDS encoding isoprenyl transferase, translating into MALETHSSTATTDSPDPVPAPAELDRQKLPRHVAIIMDGNGRWAQRQGMPRIEGHRRGANTVREIVTAAAELGIEQLTLYCLSSENWKRPAAELSFLMFLLEKYLIEERKEIVRQKLRFSTIGLTNQLPEAIRDEIQETKTQTEQFEGMRLCLALNYGGRQEIVNAVQKLAHDVQDGRLDPDAIDETMISSSLDTSGMPDPDLVIRTAGEMRFSNFLLWQISYSELWVTEKHWPEFSRGDFHQALGDFSRRNRRFGGLNK; encoded by the coding sequence ATGGCGCTTGAAACTCATTCATCGACCGCGACCACAGACTCGCCTGATCCCGTGCCCGCACCTGCCGAATTGGATCGTCAGAAGCTTCCCCGTCACGTCGCGATCATCATGGACGGAAACGGTCGCTGGGCTCAGCGACAGGGAATGCCCCGGATCGAAGGACACCGCCGGGGAGCGAATACGGTTCGCGAGATCGTGACTGCCGCCGCGGAACTTGGCATCGAACAGCTGACGCTGTACTGCCTGAGCAGTGAGAACTGGAAACGCCCCGCAGCCGAACTCTCCTTCCTCATGTTTCTCCTCGAGAAGTATCTGATTGAGGAACGCAAAGAGATCGTTCGGCAGAAGCTGCGATTCAGCACGATCGGCCTGACGAATCAGTTGCCCGAAGCGATCCGCGACGAGATTCAGGAAACGAAAACCCAAACCGAACAATTCGAGGGCATGCGACTCTGCCTGGCGCTGAACTACGGCGGACGGCAGGAGATCGTCAACGCGGTCCAGAAACTGGCGCACGACGTTCAGGACGGTCGACTGGATCCCGACGCCATCGACGAGACGATGATCAGCAGTTCGCTCGATACGTCAGGCATGCCGGATCCCGATCTCGTCATCCGCACGGCTGGAGAAATGCGGTTCAGCAATTTTCTGCTCTGGCAGATCAGTTACTCCGAACTGTGGGTCACCGAGAAACACTGGCCGGAGTTCTCCCGAGGTGATTTCCATCAGGCACTCGGCGACTTCAGCCGCCGCAACCGCCGCTTCGGGGGTTTGAACAAGTAA
- a CDS encoding peptidylprolyl isomerase, with product MSEGTHSETPQKKSFPWATILGGTVVAIAAAVIVFQIFNAEPAAAPTEQAGKASLNAANSPALARVNTEVIPYDMVARECFDRVGKEVLENLINRTIIYQEVQRRGLAVTDAEIDAEIETIAKRFNLPMDTWYQMLQTERGLTPQQYRRDVIWPMIALRKLAGEEIQISEADMQRAFQRDYGPRVRCRMIMMENVRRANEVWEKANRTPEEFDKLAREHSVEPGSRALGGSIPPIARYSGNEALEEAAFRLQKDEISGLIQVGSKYVILKCEGHTDQVVTDIKDVWNELYQQLQEEKTQERVAKVFEQLKKETRVDNYLTNISSGGGNGTAQAGNYTNEIQQTGTTVPTQSANTVQPAGGTLTK from the coding sequence ATGAGTGAAGGGACTCACTCCGAAACGCCACAGAAGAAAAGTTTTCCCTGGGCCACAATTCTCGGGGGAACCGTTGTCGCAATCGCAGCTGCTGTGATTGTCTTTCAGATTTTCAACGCCGAACCAGCCGCCGCACCGACTGAACAAGCCGGGAAGGCTTCGCTCAACGCCGCCAACTCACCTGCGCTGGCTCGCGTCAACACCGAAGTCATTCCTTACGATATGGTCGCTCGCGAGTGTTTCGACCGCGTCGGCAAGGAAGTGCTCGAAAATCTGATCAACCGCACGATCATCTATCAGGAAGTGCAGCGTCGCGGACTCGCGGTGACCGATGCCGAGATCGATGCGGAAATCGAAACGATTGCCAAACGCTTCAACCTGCCCATGGATACCTGGTATCAGATGCTGCAGACCGAACGTGGCCTCACGCCGCAGCAGTATCGCCGCGATGTGATCTGGCCGATGATTGCTCTCCGCAAGCTGGCCGGCGAAGAGATCCAGATCAGCGAAGCTGACATGCAGCGGGCCTTCCAGCGTGACTACGGCCCGCGGGTTCGCTGCCGCATGATCATGATGGAGAACGTTCGCCGGGCCAACGAAGTCTGGGAGAAAGCGAACCGGACTCCGGAAGAATTCGACAAGCTGGCTCGCGAGCATTCGGTGGAACCAGGCTCTCGCGCTCTGGGGGGCTCGATTCCGCCAATCGCCCGTTACTCGGGAAACGAAGCACTCGAAGAAGCGGCTTTCCGCCTGCAGAAGGACGAAATCTCCGGTCTGATTCAGGTCGGCAGCAAGTACGTCATTCTCAAGTGTGAGGGGCACACCGATCAGGTTGTGACCGACATCAAGGATGTCTGGAACGAACTGTATCAGCAGTTGCAGGAAGAAAAGACCCAGGAACGGGTCGCCAAAGTCTTCGAACAGCTCAAGAAGGAAACCCGTGTCGACAACTACCTGACGAACATCAGCTCAGGTGGCGGCAACGGAACAGCTCAGGCTGGTAACTACACCAACGAAATTCAGCAGACCGGAACGACTGTTCCGACTCAGTCCGCCAATACGGTTCAGCCGGCTGGCGGCACGCTGACGAAATAA
- the der gene encoding ribosome biogenesis GTPase Der, producing MAVPKVAIVGRPNVGKSSIFNWLSGKMISVVDPTAGVTRDRVTQLLFHEDRYFELIDTGGIGIVDSDDLSDDVENQIAIALREADAIVFVADGQMGVTPLDQEVSEQLRKIDRPKLLVVNKCESTRTDLELPNYFGLADAEVLQTSVKANRNRNELLESIVNLLPPASEFEYEEGTELSAEPEMKLAIVGRRNVGKSTFINALAETERMIVSEIAGTTRDSVDVRFELDDKAFIAIDTPGVRKKKSLANDVEFYGLVRAQKSIRRADVSLMFFDATKTISKVDKQLVEEIEKSYKPCIFVVNKWDRGLEEKMTSEKWAEYLIKTFASMRHVPIAFITAKDSKNIRKLINLAQSIFKQSRERVSTGLLNRVVEQAIDRNPPPMRRNKRPKIYYATQVATEPPTIVVKCNQPILFDPAWKRYFLGFLREELPFNEVPMKLYFRPRHDEEDAG from the coding sequence ATGGCAGTTCCCAAAGTAGCAATTGTGGGCCGACCGAATGTCGGCAAGAGTTCCATTTTCAACTGGCTCTCGGGGAAGATGATTTCGGTCGTCGATCCGACCGCTGGTGTCACCCGCGATCGCGTTACGCAGTTGCTGTTCCATGAGGACCGGTACTTCGAGCTGATCGACACGGGCGGAATCGGAATCGTCGACAGCGATGATCTTTCCGATGACGTCGAGAATCAGATCGCCATCGCCCTCCGCGAAGCCGATGCGATTGTCTTCGTCGCCGATGGTCAGATGGGAGTCACGCCGCTCGATCAGGAAGTGAGCGAACAGCTTCGCAAAATCGATCGCCCGAAACTGCTGGTCGTCAATAAGTGCGAGTCGACCCGGACCGATCTGGAGTTGCCGAATTACTTCGGACTGGCGGATGCCGAAGTGCTGCAGACCAGCGTGAAGGCGAACAGAAACCGAAACGAACTGCTGGAATCGATCGTCAATCTGCTGCCACCCGCCAGCGAGTTCGAATACGAGGAAGGAACGGAGCTTTCGGCTGAGCCGGAAATGAAGCTCGCCATCGTCGGACGGCGGAACGTCGGCAAGAGCACCTTCATCAACGCTCTGGCCGAGACGGAGCGGATGATCGTCAGCGAGATTGCCGGAACGACGCGCGACAGTGTCGACGTCCGTTTCGAACTCGATGACAAGGCGTTTATCGCGATCGATACGCCGGGGGTTCGGAAGAAGAAGTCGCTGGCCAACGATGTCGAGTTCTACGGGCTCGTTCGCGCTCAGAAGAGCATTCGCCGCGCTGATGTTTCGCTGATGTTCTTTGATGCGACCAAGACGATCTCCAAGGTCGACAAGCAGCTGGTCGAAGAGATTGAAAAGAGCTACAAGCCCTGCATCTTTGTCGTTAATAAATGGGATCGCGGTCTCGAAGAGAAGATGACTTCGGAGAAATGGGCCGAGTATCTGATCAAGACCTTCGCCTCGATGCGGCACGTGCCGATCGCTTTCATCACGGCCAAAGACAGCAAGAATATCCGCAAGCTGATCAACCTGGCTCAGTCGATTTTCAAGCAGTCCCGCGAACGGGTTTCGACCGGGCTGCTCAACCGCGTCGTCGAGCAGGCGATCGACCGCAACCCGCCGCCGATGCGGCGTAACAAACGGCCGAAGATCTATTACGCGACCCAGGTTGCGACCGAGCCGCCAACGATCGTGGTGAAATGCAATCAGCCGATTCTGTTCGACCCGGCCTGGAAACGCTACTTCCTCGGCTTCCTTCGCGAAGAGCTCCCCTTCAACGAAGTGCCCATGAAGCTCTACTTCCGTCCGCGCCATGACGAAGAAGATGCTGGCTAG
- a CDS encoding carbon storage regulator — translation MKVIARGVAESLVIDGHILITVKSVEKDAVLLSIESTRGEFPYREETVTLDRLAHLVPQSSSR, via the coding sequence ATGAAGGTTATTGCTCGAGGGGTGGCTGAGAGTCTGGTTATAGACGGTCACATTTTGATTACGGTCAAGTCCGTCGAGAAAGACGCCGTCCTGCTGTCGATCGAATCGACTCGGGGCGAGTTTCCCTATCGGGAAGAAACTGTTACTCTGGATCGTCTGGCTCATCTGGTACCACAGTCTTCCAGCCGATGA
- the serC gene encoding 3-phosphoserine/phosphohydroxythreonine transaminase: MTQRIYNFSAGPAVMPVEVLEEAKANMLSLGETGIGVMEHSHRGKPFVAVAEEAEANCRKLAGISDDFHVLFLQGGASTQFFQVPMNFLGKDQTADYLVTGSWSKKALKEARLFGKTNVVCSSEDRNFCYIPKEAKYSDNPAYVHFTSNNTIFGTQFATEPEGPAGAPLICDASSDIFSRPLDLNKYGMIYAGAQKNLGPSGLTLVIVRKDLVEKGPESLPSMMQYRIHAANDSMYNTPPTFGIFAMGLVFKWIEKNGGLSGIAEKNAEKAQILYDYLDGSSLFKPTADKDSRSKMNVCFVTGNEETDAKFIAAAKAEGFDGLKGHRSVGGMRASIYNAFPKQGVVDLVAFMKDFESKQG, from the coding sequence ATGACTCAACGTATCTATAACTTTTCCGCCGGCCCGGCTGTGATGCCGGTTGAAGTTCTCGAAGAAGCCAAAGCCAATATGCTGTCTCTGGGTGAGACCGGCATCGGCGTCATGGAACATTCCCATCGCGGCAAGCCGTTCGTGGCCGTGGCTGAAGAAGCCGAAGCCAACTGTCGCAAACTGGCCGGAATTTCTGACGATTTTCACGTGCTGTTCCTGCAGGGCGGAGCTTCGACGCAGTTCTTTCAGGTGCCGATGAACTTTCTCGGCAAGGACCAGACTGCCGACTATCTGGTGACCGGTTCCTGGTCGAAGAAAGCTCTGAAGGAAGCCAGGCTGTTCGGTAAGACCAACGTTGTCTGCAGCAGCGAAGATCGCAACTTCTGCTACATCCCCAAAGAAGCGAAGTACAGCGACAATCCTGCATACGTGCACTTCACATCGAACAACACCATCTTCGGAACCCAGTTCGCCACAGAACCGGAAGGGCCGGCCGGTGCTCCGCTGATCTGCGATGCCAGCAGCGACATCTTCTCCCGACCGCTCGATCTCAACAAATACGGCATGATCTACGCCGGGGCTCAGAAGAACCTCGGACCGAGTGGCCTGACGCTCGTCATCGTCCGGAAGGATCTGGTCGAGAAGGGGCCTGAAAGCCTGCCTTCAATGATGCAGTATCGAATTCACGCCGCGAACGACTCGATGTACAACACGCCGCCCACGTTCGGTATCTTCGCGATGGGCCTTGTCTTCAAGTGGATCGAAAAGAACGGTGGACTCTCCGGCATTGCTGAAAAGAACGCCGAGAAGGCACAGATTCTGTACGATTACCTCGACGGAAGCTCGCTGTTTAAGCCGACCGCCGATAAGGACAGTCGCTCGAAGATGAATGTCTGCTTCGTGACCGGCAACGAAGAGACCGACGCGAAGTTCATCGCCGCCGCCAAAGCCGAAGGCTTCGACGGTCTGAAGGGACACCGCAGCGTCGGTGGCATGCGAGCCAGTATTTACAACGCGTTTCCGAAGCAGGGCGTCGTGGACCTCGTCGCCTTCATGAAAGACTTCGAGTCCAAACAGGGCTGA
- a CDS encoding galactitol-1-phosphate 5-dehydrogenase: MKAMLLSEYKNLEIVDMPRPDIGPKDVLISVQACGICGSDIHGYDGSTGRRIPPLVMGHEASGIVEEVGSGVTQYKVGDRLTFDSTVSCGDCFFCRRGEINLCDNRRVLGVSCGEYRQHGAFAQFVVVPENICYELPETFPFEHAAMIEAVSIAVHAANRTPLSLGDSAVVVGSGMIGLLVVQALRVAGCGTIIAVDLDESKLELARELGATHSLKADKVNVPEEVKALTGGRGASVAVEVVGATPTIQTAIDSVRKGGHVTLVGNISPKVEIPLQAVVSRELTLHGSCASRGEYPECIDLMNRGLIQVEPLISLKAPLNEGPSLFQKLYAGDSGLMKVILQPNA; encoded by the coding sequence ATGAAGGCCATGCTGCTCTCGGAATACAAGAACCTCGAAATCGTCGACATGCCGCGGCCCGATATCGGACCGAAGGATGTCCTCATCTCCGTGCAGGCCTGCGGCATCTGCGGCAGCGATATTCACGGCTACGACGGCTCGACGGGCCGCCGCATTCCACCTCTGGTGATGGGACACGAAGCCTCCGGCATCGTCGAAGAAGTCGGCTCCGGCGTGACGCAATACAAAGTCGGCGATCGGCTCACATTCGATTCGACTGTGTCCTGTGGCGACTGCTTTTTCTGCCGTCGCGGCGAAATTAACCTTTGCGACAATCGCCGCGTCCTCGGCGTCTCCTGCGGCGAGTATCGCCAGCACGGCGCGTTCGCGCAGTTTGTGGTGGTCCCGGAAAACATCTGCTACGAACTGCCGGAAACGTTTCCCTTTGAGCATGCTGCGATGATCGAAGCGGTTTCCATTGCAGTGCACGCCGCCAATCGGACCCCGCTCAGCCTGGGCGATTCGGCCGTCGTCGTCGGTTCCGGGATGATCGGTCTGCTTGTTGTGCAGGCACTCCGCGTGGCTGGTTGCGGCACGATCATTGCCGTTGATCTTGATGAGTCGAAACTGGAACTGGCCCGCGAACTCGGTGCGACTCATTCCCTGAAAGCCGACAAAGTCAACGTGCCGGAAGAAGTGAAGGCGCTGACCGGCGGTCGAGGCGCCAGCGTGGCTGTCGAAGTCGTGGGGGCCACACCGACGATTCAGACCGCCATCGATTCCGTCCGCAAGGGGGGACATGTCACTCTCGTGGGCAATATCTCGCCGAAAGTCGAGATCCCGCTGCAGGCGGTCGTGTCTCGCGAGTTGACTCTGCACGGCTCCTGCGCCTCGCGCGGCGAGTACCCCGAGTGCATCGATCTGATGAACCGCGGACTCATTCAGGTCGAACCGCTGATCTCCCTGAAGGCTCCGCTGAATGAAGGCCCCAGCCTGTTCCAGAAACTCTACGCCGGCGACTCGGGGCTGATGAAGGTCATCCTCCAGCCCAACGCATAA
- a CDS encoding FHA domain-containing protein: MSSLQDQLKSRHRSQTEVCYCLEPARSGTGLDTIEMNDGVYIIGSGNDADIRVDVPGIAPRHCRLTCERERMVLQAEDTRTWLNDGPIRKANVRSGDRLSIGPANFIVRIDRRQVDSESEPDEEPVQLAAGIAQAIRKHRLSASAKEMIPRTDAESAPSSAEQELEELRKSLARTQQQLDAHKAAMREQPEPVHSPLHTPMSELTGSQTRSKSEETPAAPDWEKRLREKTEQIHRLKNRLLQRKNLHVRSIELQRQQIESAQQTLAQRLEELMAREESLEGSATARQEMQKAQLEELEGQLQSTREEIQELVARLDREQDERQTLEQRLDETSRDLETNRQENDQLRTELYREVSARAELESVLSVERDRCTFAEHQLSEAEIRCSQYSEQQADLNETLKQLKAEYEEQIQQLDALSALEAQLDDVQTDREKLQEAYDEALGRHQEELSELQERASNAEAEAKSNAAELEAAREALQEQQSALVESTERLQNLESQLAEFEAAEQNHKQLLNERDELLQEREQVAADHERLQNDYQQLTSERDSLAQRLEEVAKQSNVADDDAVDQEQLQSEMQSLQEALHELKEAYESLAAENEQLQSELIESRKTLQEISDERDALQSQLSVPAEPAEVEEKSTAFEEGLLEEIESLRELVATLESGSASDAAYSDPTDMDRTELDSEWERISDERDRLLELRQAVEEERDAFHQVRLDLQQMQQEVAQQQTEYDQKLEEVKQLRNELQQSAGQSAPASESEEESTVVETFEEESTAPAETAEAGSLMDSLLWRDATSEEADEDPVLADSADEVFETDQPVEDDEDFGLDLQGLRAALNTRDNDEETEEVNEDEDHVEPIQKSGESQDIRRRLAEMFGIDDEETHSEAAEDSDPNSEEDQSSYDEFDGDSAGDDIEVVSEQDEEVVEESSTEEAPTRGPNGEVIVDDIEDADSVAAYMERLFARTNNRQTSEPAPAPGVRKAPRAPERVSAPQPVLKAATSLATQEQAESEDLDEPQETPPERGPLGRVDRELVMKEIASLRDVANQNARESLIAHKWKQLRVGVLMNIALTTIALVGAVVLFTAPLWYGEQFLIYAATMAVLGLFSGFSLFNHYVTLVRMRQPASSGQQPKSRKSAEIENSETLVDGDSTEE, from the coding sequence ATGAGTTCGCTGCAAGATCAACTGAAATCTCGTCATCGATCGCAGACGGAAGTCTGCTACTGCCTCGAACCGGCACGGTCCGGAACCGGTCTCGACACGATCGAGATGAATGACGGAGTCTATATCATCGGTTCAGGGAACGACGCCGACATTCGGGTCGATGTCCCGGGCATCGCTCCACGGCATTGCCGCCTCACCTGTGAGCGTGAGCGGATGGTGCTTCAGGCTGAGGACACCCGCACGTGGCTGAACGACGGCCCCATCCGGAAGGCGAACGTCCGTTCCGGCGACCGGCTCTCGATTGGTCCGGCGAACTTTATTGTTCGCATCGATCGCCGGCAGGTCGATTCCGAAAGCGAACCGGACGAAGAACCGGTGCAGCTGGCGGCCGGCATTGCGCAGGCCATTCGAAAGCACCGCCTCTCGGCTTCTGCAAAGGAAATGATTCCGAGAACAGATGCGGAATCTGCACCATCGTCGGCTGAGCAGGAACTCGAAGAACTGCGAAAGTCGCTCGCTCGAACTCAACAGCAGCTCGATGCGCACAAGGCTGCCATGCGTGAGCAGCCGGAGCCTGTTCACAGTCCGCTCCACACTCCGATGTCGGAATTGACTGGAAGCCAGACTCGGTCGAAGAGTGAAGAAACGCCTGCGGCCCCAGACTGGGAGAAACGGCTTCGCGAGAAGACCGAACAGATCCACCGATTGAAGAATCGTCTGTTGCAGCGTAAGAACCTGCATGTCCGGTCGATCGAACTACAGCGCCAGCAGATTGAATCGGCTCAGCAGACGCTCGCTCAGCGACTTGAAGAGCTCATGGCCCGGGAAGAATCGCTGGAAGGTTCGGCAACGGCCCGGCAGGAGATGCAGAAGGCTCAACTCGAGGAACTTGAGGGTCAACTTCAGTCGACACGCGAAGAGATTCAGGAGCTCGTCGCCCGGCTGGACAGAGAGCAGGACGAGCGTCAGACACTCGAACAGCGACTCGACGAGACCTCGCGGGATCTCGAAACAAACCGACAGGAGAACGATCAGCTTCGCACCGAACTGTACCGGGAAGTCTCAGCTCGAGCTGAGCTGGAGTCGGTGCTGAGCGTTGAACGGGATCGGTGCACCTTCGCGGAGCATCAACTGAGTGAAGCGGAGATCCGCTGTTCGCAGTACTCGGAGCAGCAGGCCGATCTGAATGAAACATTGAAGCAGCTGAAGGCAGAATATGAAGAGCAGATCCAACAGCTGGACGCCCTGTCTGCTCTTGAAGCTCAGCTGGACGATGTCCAGACAGACCGTGAGAAACTGCAGGAGGCTTACGACGAGGCTCTCGGACGGCATCAGGAAGAACTGAGCGAACTCCAGGAACGCGCCTCCAACGCTGAGGCAGAGGCGAAATCGAATGCGGCTGAGTTGGAAGCGGCTCGCGAGGCACTTCAGGAGCAGCAATCCGCCCTCGTCGAATCGACTGAGCGACTGCAGAACCTCGAATCGCAACTTGCCGAGTTCGAAGCCGCCGAACAGAACCATAAACAGCTCCTGAACGAACGGGACGAACTCCTTCAGGAACGGGAGCAGGTCGCTGCGGATCATGAACGGCTGCAGAACGACTACCAGCAGCTTACTAGCGAACGCGATTCTCTGGCTCAACGACTCGAAGAAGTCGCTAAGCAGTCGAACGTTGCGGACGACGATGCCGTCGATCAGGAACAGTTGCAGTCAGAGATGCAGAGTCTGCAGGAGGCACTGCATGAGCTCAAAGAGGCCTATGAGTCACTGGCAGCCGAGAACGAGCAGCTCCAGTCCGAACTGATCGAGAGCCGCAAAACGTTGCAGGAAATCTCGGACGAGCGGGATGCCCTGCAGAGCCAGTTGTCCGTCCCTGCTGAACCGGCCGAAGTCGAAGAGAAGTCCACGGCATTTGAAGAGGGACTGCTCGAAGAGATTGAATCACTGCGGGAACTCGTCGCGACGCTTGAGTCTGGCTCGGCGAGTGACGCAGCCTACTCTGATCCGACTGACATGGATCGGACGGAGCTCGATTCCGAATGGGAACGAATCTCTGACGAACGCGATCGTCTGTTGGAACTCCGTCAGGCTGTTGAAGAAGAGCGGGACGCATTTCATCAGGTTCGACTCGATCTGCAGCAAATGCAGCAGGAGGTCGCTCAGCAGCAGACCGAATACGACCAGAAGCTCGAAGAAGTCAAACAACTGCGGAACGAGCTTCAGCAATCTGCGGGACAATCCGCTCCGGCGTCGGAATCTGAGGAGGAGTCCACCGTTGTGGAGACCTTTGAAGAGGAATCCACAGCCCCAGCCGAGACGGCAGAAGCTGGTTCGCTGATGGACTCGCTGCTCTGGAGAGACGCGACCTCCGAAGAAGCGGACGAGGATCCTGTTCTTGCGGATTCCGCTGACGAAGTTTTTGAAACAGACCAACCTGTCGAGGACGACGAGGATTTCGGGCTGGATCTCCAGGGACTGCGGGCGGCGTTGAATACGCGGGACAATGATGAAGAAACAGAGGAAGTCAACGAGGACGAAGATCACGTCGAGCCGATACAGAAGTCTGGAGAGTCACAGGACATCCGTCGCCGTCTGGCGGAGATGTTTGGGATCGACGACGAAGAGACACATTCCGAAGCTGCAGAAGACAGTGATCCGAATTCGGAAGAGGACCAGTCGTCTTATGATGAGTTCGACGGCGATTCTGCCGGAGACGACATCGAGGTGGTATCGGAACAGGACGAGGAAGTTGTCGAAGAGAGTTCGACCGAGGAGGCTCCCACCCGAGGACCGAATGGCGAAGTGATTGTCGACGACATCGAAGATGCCGATTCGGTTGCCGCATACATGGAGCGACTTTTTGCCCGCACGAATAATCGCCAGACTTCCGAACCCGCGCCGGCACCCGGGGTTCGAAAAGCACCTCGAGCTCCAGAACGGGTCTCGGCTCCTCAACCGGTTTTGAAAGCAGCCACGTCCCTGGCGACTCAGGAACAGGCGGAGAGTGAGGACCTCGACGAACCTCAGGAGACTCCGCCGGAACGCGGTCCTCTCGGCCGGGTTGATCGTGAGCTGGTCATGAAAGAAATCGCCTCGTTGCGGGACGTGGCCAATCAGAATGCCCGCGAATCACTCATTGCCCACAAGTGGAAGCAACTGCGGGTTGGCGTGCTGATGAATATCGCACTCACTACCATTGCACTGGTCGGTGCCGTCGTTCTATTCACTGCACCGTTATGGTACGGGGAGCAATTCCTGATCTACGCTGCGACCATGGCAGTTCTGGGACTGTTCTCAGGATTCTCGCTGTTCAATCACTACGTCACCCTGGTTCGGATGAGGCAGCCCGCATCGTCCGGACAGCAGCCGAAGTCGCGGAAGTCTGCGGAAATCGAAAATTCTGAGACTCTTGTCGACGGTGATTCGACAGAAGAGTAG
- a CDS encoding nucleoside permease, which translates to MSTGSAAKNTIVTRLSVMMFIQFFVWGAWFTSLAACLVNNNIGDAAAGAYGSAPIAAIIAPLFLGLIADRFFASEAVMGVLMILGGLFMCAVPHYALAGDTSTVVWLFTFHMLCYMPTLGLSNTIAFSHIPSQNDFPKIRVWGTIGWIIAGLVVGFMGWSLSVNMFWVAGISSLVFGVYSFTLPHTPPPSKGEKANLRNLLMVDALKLLSKPNFFVFILCSTLICIPLAYYYGITSNYLTTVGFEQPASTMTLGQMSEIVFMILIPFFLRHLGVKWMILVGMLAWVARYALFAMAAPQQVIWMIYLAIILHGICYDFFFVTGFIYTDKKAPREIRGQAQSMLVFFTQGVGMYFGYWIAFARQGTTVPSLPELQSAIAAARPEETLTFAEKLTKMFAVNLPEIDPTLLAQTMDQWQTFWWVPTGMAGIIAAIFFVSFWDRVDVEPTPEKDPAQAVPDVESVQ; encoded by the coding sequence ATGTCGACTGGTTCCGCCGCGAAGAACACGATCGTGACACGTCTTTCCGTGATGATGTTCATTCAATTCTTCGTCTGGGGAGCCTGGTTCACCTCGCTGGCCGCCTGCCTCGTGAACAACAACATTGGAGATGCAGCCGCCGGTGCTTACGGCAGTGCTCCGATCGCCGCCATCATCGCCCCACTCTTTCTGGGACTGATCGCCGACCGATTCTTCGCTTCCGAAGCCGTGATGGGTGTCCTGATGATCCTGGGCGGTCTGTTTATGTGTGCGGTGCCGCATTACGCTCTCGCGGGAGACACCTCGACGGTCGTCTGGCTTTTCACGTTTCATATGCTGTGTTACATGCCTACGTTGGGGCTGAGTAACACGATTGCCTTCAGCCATATTCCGAGTCAGAACGACTTCCCGAAAATTCGCGTCTGGGGAACGATCGGCTGGATTATCGCCGGGCTCGTCGTCGGCTTCATGGGCTGGTCGCTGAGCGTGAACATGTTCTGGGTCGCCGGCATCTCTTCACTGGTCTTCGGTGTCTACAGTTTCACGCTGCCACATACACCGCCGCCGTCCAAAGGTGAAAAGGCCAACCTCCGCAATCTGTTGATGGTCGATGCCCTCAAGCTGCTTTCCAAACCGAACTTCTTCGTGTTTATTCTCTGCTCCACGCTGATCTGCATTCCGCTGGCCTATTACTACGGCATCACGTCGAACTATCTGACCACAGTCGGTTTCGAGCAACCCGCTTCCACGATGACGCTGGGGCAGATGTCCGAGATCGTCTTCATGATTCTAATTCCGTTCTTCCTGCGGCACCTTGGCGTGAAATGGATGATTCTGGTCGGGATGCTGGCCTGGGTTGCCCGTTACGCTCTGTTCGCCATGGCTGCTCCACAGCAGGTGATCTGGATGATTTATCTGGCCATCATCCTGCACGGGATCTGCTACGACTTCTTCTTCGTCACCGGCTTTATCTACACCGACAAGAAAGCTCCCCGCGAAATCCGTGGACAGGCGCAGTCGATGCTCGTCTTCTTCACGCAGGGTGTCGGGATGTACTTCGGATACTGGATCGCATTTGCTCGACAGGGTACAACGGTCCCGAGCCTGCCGGAGCTGCAGTCCGCGATCGCAGCCGCTCGACCGGAAGAGACACTGACGTTTGCTGAAAAGCTGACGAAGATGTTTGCTGTGAACCTGCCGGAAATCGACCCGACTCTGCTCGCGCAGACAATGGATCAATGGCAGACATTCTGGTGGGTTCCCACGGGGATGGCCGGCATCATTGCCGCGATCTTCTTCGTCTCCTTCTGGGATCGTGTGGACGTTGAGCCAACGCCCGAGAAGGATCCGGCTCAGGCGGTTCCCGACGTCGAGAGCGTTCAATAA